The Oncorhynchus tshawytscha isolate Ot180627B linkage group LG16, Otsh_v2.0, whole genome shotgun sequence nucleotide sequence GGAACCGTTGTTTCAGATGTAGCTAGTTTTAGCACGAAAATATGTTGAGAATTAGTCCCTAGAGTAGCGACAGACCAGACAATCATAAAGCCACTCAAAAGGGTCAAGCATAACTGTGCACATACATattaacacaaacacatacatattaACACATATTAACACTAACACAGACATATTAACACTAACACAGACATATTAACACTAACACAGACATATTAACACTGACAGATACATATTATTTAACACTAACACTAGACAGAAACCTGAGCACAACATACAGAGATATACACTCTGTGGCATAGAAACACAAGTGGGTGTTGCGGTTGCATCTCTCGGTGCATGCTGAGCACAGAAATAGTAACAACCTCTGTGAAGGCTGAATGTATCCCAACACTGTATGTGTCTGTGAAGGCTGAAGGCATTCCACCACTGAATGTGTCTGTGAAGGCTGAAGGCATTCCACCACTGAATGTGTCTGTTAAGGCTGAAGACATCCCAccactgtatgtgtctgtgaAGGCATTCCACCACTGAATGTGTCTGTGAAGGCTGAAGGCATTCCACCACTGAATGTGTCTGTGAAGGCTGAAGGCATTCCACCACTGAATGTGTCTGTTAAGGCTGAAGGCATCCCaccactgtctgtgtctgtgaagGATGGAGGCATCCCAccactgtatgtgtctgtgaAGGATGGAGGCATCCCAccactgtatgtgtctgtgaAGGATGGAGGCATCCCAccactgtatgtgtctgtgaAGGCTGAAGGCATCCCACGGCTGTATGTATCTGTGAAGGCTGAAGGTATCCCactactgtatgtgtctgtgaaAGCTGAAGGCTGAAGGCATCCCACGGCTGTATGTATCTGTGAAGGCTGAAGGTATCCCactactgtatgtgtctgtgaaAGCTGAAGGCTGAAGGCATCCCACGGCTGTATGTATCTGTGAAGGCTGAAGGTATCCCactactgtatgtgtctgtgaaAGCTGAAGGCTGAAGGCATCCCACCACTGTATGTATCCTGTCCATATGTCAACTGCTGCACTGCATGCCTCTCTCAAACTGACTGTGCTGCATCACGCTGGAAACTCCCCTGCTATTCcccagtgtgtttgtttgtgtgtgtgtggtgtgtgtcaaatcaaatcaaagttgtgtgtgtgtgtgtgtgagagagagaatgagagagtgtctgtgtgcatgtgtctctgtacatgtgtctgtgtgtatgtatagcctctctctctctatgtgtgtgtgagagagagaatgagagtgtctgtgtacatgtgtctctgtgtatgtatagcatctctctgtgtgtgtgtgtgagagagagagaatgagagagtgtctgtgtgcatgtgtctctgtgtatgtatagcccctctctgtgtgtgtgagagagagaatgagagagtgtctatgtacatgtgtctgtgtgtatgtatagcctctctctgtgtgtgtgtgtgtgagagagagaatgagagagtgtctatgtacatgtgtctgtgtgtatgtatagcccctctctgtgtgtgtgagagagagaatgagagagtgtctgtgtacatgtgtctgtgtgtatgtatagcctctctctgtgtgtgtgagagagagaatgagagagtgtctatgtacatgtgtctgtgtgtatgtatagcctctctctatgtgtgtgagagagagaatgagagagtgtctgtgtacatgtgtctctgtgtatgtatagcccctctctgtgtgtgtgtgtgtgagagagagaatgagagagtgtctgtgtacatgtgtctctgtgtatgtatagcctctctctgtgtgtgtgtgagagagagaatgagagagtgtctatgtacatgtgtctgtgtgtatgtatagcccctctctgtgtgtgtgtgtgtgagagagagaatgagagagtgtctgtgtacatgtgtctctgtgtatgtatagcctctctctgtgtgtgtgtgagagagagaatgagagagtgtctatgtacatgtgtctgtgtgtatgtatagcccctctctatgtgtgtgtgtgtgagagagagaatgagagagtgtctatgtacatgtgtctgtgtgtatgtatagcctctctctatgtgtgtgtgagagagagaatgagagagtgtctatgtacatgtgtctgtgtgtatgtatagcctctctctgtgtgtgtgtgagagagagaatgagagagtgtctgtgtacatgtgtctgtgtgtatgtatagcctctctctctgtgtgtgtgagagagagaatgagagagtgtctatgtacatgtgtctgtgtgtatgtatagcctctctctctgtgtgtgtgagagagagaatgagagagtgtctatgtacatgtgtctgtgtgtatgtatagcctctctctctgtgtgtgtgagagagagaatgagagagtgtctatgtacatgtgtctgtgtgtatgtatagcctctctctctgtgtgtgtgtgtgtgagagagagaatgagagagtgtctatgtacatgtgtctgtgtgtatgtatagcctctctctctgtgtgtgtgtgtgtgagagagagaatgagagagtgtctgtgtacatgtgtctctgtgtatgtatagcctctctctctgtgtgtgtgtgtgtgagagagagaatgagagagtgtctatgtacatgtgtctgtgtgtatgtatagcctctctctctgtgtgtgtgtgtgtgagagagaatgagagagtgtctgtgtacatgtgtctctgtgtatgtatagcctctctctctgtgtgtgtgtgtgtgagagagaatgagagagtgtctATGtacatgtgtctctgtgtatgtatagcctctctctctgtgtgtgtgtgtgagagagagaatgagagagtgtctATGtacatgtgtctctgtgtatgtatagcctctctctctctgtgtgtgtgtgtgtgagagagagaatgagagagtgtctgtgtacatgtgtctctgtgtatgtatagcctctctctctgtgtgtgtgtcagacaacATGGTGGGGGTGCAGTGGAACTCCATTGGCTATGTCCTGTTTGTTTGTTAAACCATGTGGATAAAACGTGTGTGCAGTCTCAGGTAGAAGCCTCTGACCAATTTTAGACATTCTAGGCTTTTCCTAATGCACAGATGATTCTGATCCTCCTGTTATTCTCTTATCAACATATATGAAGCATGCCTCCATTCGTAAAACAATATGTAGGCCTACTGAGGCATGACCTCTTGTCCTAGATATTCATGGCAATGGCAGTGCCAGATGAATTTTCCTTAATAGCTTTGAGAGCTATTAAGGATTCagtggttgggttaaatgacacatttcagttgaatgcattcagttgtacaactgacctggttatccccctttcccctctccctaaCAATACTTAACAAGATTCAAACAACATATTAAATCCAACCACTTCCCATTCTACTTGCTGATGGACACCTGACAATGGATCGTCTTGATTACCATCATTAGAAAAATACATATTCTGCCTTCTGTAGTCCGGCCTTTGTCTAATCAAAAATGGTCAACCTAAacctgaaataaaataaaattacgCTTCTTTCTGCATACTAACAACATACTTACAATTATATTAAAATAATAAGTAGGAGTGGGGAATGTTTTTCATGCAAATCCATATATTGTGCGGTACAGTGCACGCGCCGTCATCAACAGTGCTCAGCATCTTCTGAGAGCTGCgcgagggagagaagaggaggaagagggggagagacggggaaagGGCGCAAGACAAACAGGGGAAATCACAATAATGGAGTGGCGGCGGAAGAGGTTGGTTTCGCGAGCTCGGACTCTTCATATTTGACATTTACATTTTCTGTAAATTGAATCTAAATTCTGTTTTAACGGGCTGTGCGCCGATATCTCCAGTAGCCTAGCTCACCTAGCTCAAGAAGCCCTCCACAGATGCAGCAAATGCTACATGTAAACGGGGGATCCACCACTGGCACTAGGCAACGGTTTATCAATTCTGGTGGGCTTGAATTAGAATACTAAAGGACATATTTTGAAGGTAGCATTGGTTGAGTAGATTACAAAACCATTGACCGTTTTACTGTGAAATATTGTATTTTGGACTCCACTTGTTTTTTCCAAAAAGGAAATGTTAGGCATTATAAATGATTAATTAACAGTATATCTATTCATGTCTCATTTCAACAATGTGTAACCATGTAGGTTCGCAGGTTGAATGTACAATGTTTTGGTAAATTAAAATAAAGGCtagttaataataataacaacaataataataataataaatcaacgTCTTTGAAATGGATTTCTTCTGAAAAGCTACATTGCTACCAAATGACAAGCACACCTTTGGGAACTCGTGGAAACAACCAGAGACGAGCAAAAACTGTGAGTGAGTCACTGAAATAAACTAAAGAAACCTATAGTGGAAAACATGTTGCCTTCACAAGAAGCGGCCAAGATTTACCATGACAACTACATGCGGAACTCCCGTGCCATCGGAGTACTCTGGGCGATATTCACCATATGCTTTGCCATCATCAACGTGGTGGTCTTCATTCAGCCCTACTGGATCGGGGACAGCGTGAGCACGCCGCAGGTGGGTTACTTCGGTTTGTTTCACCAGTGCGTTGGGAGTGGACCGCCCAACCGAGAGCTCGACTGCACGGGCAGCTTTACTGAGTTCAGCTCCATCCCCTCCGGTGCCTTCAAAGCGGCCTCGTTCTTTGTACTGATGTCCATGATTCTGATTCTGGGCTGCATCGCCTGTATGGCGCTCTTCTTCTTCTGCAACACCGCCAGCGTCTACAAGACCTGTGCCTGGATGCAGCTCCTATGTGGTATGTATAAAACCAATGGAAATTCAGTTACACAATCTTGTTCCAGCGCATTTAATCACAGACGTTCATGCAGGCACTGATTTAATTTAAGGAAATATCATTGCCTGATGATAAACTGCCCCTGCAATTGGATATTTATCACATTCTCGTTGCATTCTAAAGAGGATTATCTGTATCTGCAGATAGGATGTAGGCTATGTTTGATTCATTCATCAATTCAATCAGTTAGATAGTGTTCTAGTGCCAAATCTCCAGGTGACCTATTGGATTGTGGGGGATTTGGGTTGATGAGATTacaatgtgttaatgtgtttttaaattatatttggGGATATGATTTTCACTGGTATGTCCACAGATGACTGAAAACACATGGATCTGCAACACTGGTTACATGTTACATGCAAACAACCTTGTCAAAACATACTGCTTGTACTGTTACTATTGCTAAGGATGTTGGGTTGGATCTAGAGGCAGATTAGATTCACCTTGCCACAAAAAGAAAATGTTACTTCACATTTCTACACAGATCCAGGCTCAGCTGGCTTACTGGAAGTTGTGTCTCATCATGTAGAATCCGTCTGCGGTACCATTGTCTCTCAGTCATGAGTCATGGAGCTGTGGGAGGAAGACAGAATTCCTATAGGCTGCTACAATCATCCACATTGAGCTCATGAGATTGCAGATGAAGCATTCATTTGCTCAACAAATCGATCTCAAAAACAGGCAACACACAACAAAAGGCCTCCTTGTGTTGGGGTAGATGTATTCCTTCAAACAGAACCTAACCACAGAGAGCTGCCCTTCTCATAAATAGAAGGAAAAAAACTAAATGAGAGTTATCATTTTCCGGGATATGAAAATTGGGTGTGTCTATATGGAACTAAATTCACTCACTCCCACTCAGATCTATACATCTAGGAGCTTCCAGGGCAGGTATAACTTGATCAGTGTGATATACACCAACGTGTGGGAGTAAGATTACCACAACAGTCAGCAAACTGAGAGAAGAGAAATATCAGCAGTTTATTCACTTTCTATTGTTGTTTTCTTTATCTGCCCACTCTCCTTTCTGATCTGCAGAGTCAGTTTCGCAGGTTGGAACAACGATCAATCAGCAAGATGGAGAAACAGTTTCCATGACATACTCTTTTCTCTTAGGATGCCGGAACACTCACTGTATGCACTCTTATGAAATGAGACCAAAAACATGCATGAAGACATCAATGCTGGGAGTCACAAAGCAAGTGCACACTCCTGGGTCTATTTATCTGACCATCTCTGTGTTTGCCATTGAGTCCCTTTCCCATTCCCATTTTCTGATGGATCAACTCTATTTCGGTACAGTGTATAGCCTTGTGATGAGGCTGCCTTGTGTACAGGTGAGAGGCCTGATGGTGTTGGCTATGAGAGGCCTGATACTGTTGGCAATGGGAGGCCTGGTGGCGTTGGCTATGAAAGGCCTGATACTGTTTGCTATGGGAGGCCTGATGGTGTTGGCTATGAAAGGCCTGGTACTGTTGGCTATGGGAGGCCTGATGGTGTTGGCTATGAAAGGCCTGATACTGTTTGCTATGGGAGGCCTGATGGTGTTGGCTATGAAAGGCCTGGTACTGTTGGCAATGGGAGGCCTGATGGTGTTGGCTATGAAAGGCCTGATACTGTTTGCTATGGGAGGCCTGATGGTGTTGGCTATGAAAGGCCTGATACTGTTGGCAATGGGAGGCCTGATGGTGTTGGCTATGAAAGGCCTGATACTGTTTGCTATGGGAGGCCTGATGGTGTTGGCTATGAAAGGCCTGGTACTGTTGGCTATGGGAGGCCTGATGGTGTTGGCTATGAAAGGCCTGATACTGTTGGCTATGGGAGGCCTGATGGTGTTGGCTATGAAAGGCCTGATACTGTTGGCTATGAGAGGTTTGATAGTGTTTGCTATGAGAGACCTGACGGTATTGGCTATGAGAGGCCTGATGGTGTTGGCTATGAAAGGCCTGATACTGTTGGCTATGAGAGGCTTGATAGTGTTTGCTATGAGAGACCTGACGGTATTGGCTATGAGACGCCTGATGGTGTTGGCTATGAGAGCCCTCATAGTGTTGCTTATGGGAGGCCTGATAATGTTGGTTATGGGCCTAATGCTCTCTCACTACTGAGGAGATGCTAGTTTAATAAGCTGTTTGGGCCGTGGCAGTGTGTGGTGCCAACAGCGGGCTGGAGCTGGGCAGAGGAATAAGAGGATCACCTGCTTCTCCCAGTGCCCATTGGGACTACCATCATACCCCATGATTCTCCTCCCAATGTGCATGGGGACTACCATCATACCCCATGATTCTCCTCCCAGTTCCCATTGAGACTACCATCATACCCCATGATTCTCCTCCCAATGTGCATGGGGACTACCATCATACCCCATGATTCTCCTCCCAATGTGCATGGGGACTACCATCATACCCCATGATTCTCCTCCCAATGTGCATGGGGACTACCATCATACCCCATGATTCTCCTCCCAGTTCCCATTGGGACTACCATCATACCCCATGATTCTCCTCCCAGTTCCCATTGGGACTACCATCATACCCCATGATTCTCCTCCCAGTGCCCATTGGGACTACCATCATACCCCATGATTCTCCTCCCAGTT carries:
- the LOC112235068 gene encoding LHFPL tetraspan subfamily member 4 protein isoform X2 is translated as MLPSQEAAKIYHDNYMRNSRAIGVLWAIFTICFAIINVVVFIQPYWIGDSVSTPQVGYFGLFHQCVGSGPPNRELDCTGSFTEFSSIPSGAFKAASFFVLMSMILILGCIACMALFFFCNTASVYKTCAWMQLLCAVCLVLGCIIFPSGWDAEVVRDLCGEETGKYTLGNCSVRWAYILAIMGILDALILSFLAFVLGNRQNDMFLEELKADNNKDFAVSKIEVRDRRRDPRYVAVQRFH
- the LOC112235068 gene encoding LHFPL tetraspan subfamily member 4 protein isoform X1, with the protein product MLPSQEAAKIYHDNYMRNSRAIGVLWAIFTICFAIINVVVFIQPYWIGDSVSTPQVGYFGLFHQCVGSGPPNRELDCTGSFTEFSSIPSGAFKAASFFVLMSMILILGCIACMALFFFCNTASVYKTCAWMQLLCAVCLVLGCIIFPSGWDAEVVRDLCGEETGKYTLGNCSVRWAYILAIMGILDALILSFLAFVLGNRQNDMFLEELKADNNKDFAVSKVSDFIEVRDRRRDPRYVAVQRFH